A genomic region of Methylobacterium sp. CB376 contains the following coding sequences:
- a CDS encoding glycoside hydrolase family 28 protein, with amino-acid sequence MTVGATHSAQSQDRRNVQEPVPPTQVCAVLSADDAPSAKVGQAKLQAALDGCRTGQAVRLTPSRTKAVFASGPIEMRAGVVLWLDAGAVLAAEPDPRLYDLGDGRCGLINNAGGGCRPFLNFHKANGAGLMGDGTIDGQGGAVMIGKAETWWALASRAQVEGREQNVPRLVQIDSSNNITVYRITLRNAPNVHIAMNKVQGVTVWGVTINTPADARNTDGIDPGAAMDVTIARTFISTGDDDIAIKAGDNGATRHVSILDIHIYSGHGLSIGSETNSGVSDVLVRNVTIDGAVSGLRIKSDPSRGGLVQAVRYENVCVRGSRRPIDFDTRYDPRAQGTKIPVYSNIVLRQVAGEGGRLVMHGYDAAHPLGVSLDGVRFVDNATWDVVNTQAIVMAGGVTPPIGAPAAAWSAVNGPNCKALWTPFPGDTAVQSH; translated from the coding sequence ATGACCGTCGGCGCCACTCATTCGGCACAGTCCCAGGACAGGCGAAACGTCCAGGAGCCGGTTCCGCCGACGCAGGTCTGCGCAGTCCTGAGTGCGGACGACGCTCCGTCGGCCAAGGTCGGACAAGCGAAATTGCAGGCCGCCCTGGACGGCTGCCGGACGGGCCAAGCGGTGCGGCTCACGCCCAGCAGGACGAAGGCGGTGTTCGCGAGCGGGCCGATCGAGATGCGGGCCGGCGTGGTTCTCTGGCTCGACGCCGGGGCCGTGCTCGCCGCCGAGCCCGATCCTCGCCTCTACGACCTCGGCGACGGCCGTTGCGGACTGATCAATAACGCGGGGGGGGGATGCCGGCCTTTCCTCAATTTTCACAAGGCCAACGGCGCGGGCCTGATGGGCGACGGCACGATCGACGGCCAGGGCGGGGCGGTCATGATCGGCAAGGCGGAGACCTGGTGGGCCCTGGCCAGTCGCGCTCAGGTCGAGGGTAGGGAGCAGAACGTCCCCCGGCTGGTGCAGATCGACAGCTCGAACAACATCACCGTATACCGGATCACGCTGCGCAACGCGCCGAACGTACACATCGCCATGAACAAGGTCCAGGGCGTGACGGTGTGGGGCGTCACCATCAACACCCCGGCCGATGCCCGAAACACGGACGGGATTGATCCAGGCGCGGCGATGGACGTGACCATCGCCCGCACCTTCATCAGCACCGGCGACGACGACATCGCCATCAAGGCCGGCGACAACGGAGCGACCCGCCACGTCTCCATCTTGGACATCCACATCTATTCGGGGCACGGGCTCTCGATTGGCAGTGAGACGAACAGTGGCGTCAGCGACGTCCTCGTCCGAAACGTCACCATCGACGGCGCGGTGTCAGGCCTGAGAATCAAGAGCGATCCGAGTCGGGGCGGTTTGGTGCAGGCGGTCCGCTACGAGAACGTTTGCGTGCGCGGAAGTCGGCGGCCGATCGACTTCGACACGCGCTATGATCCACGCGCTCAGGGTACGAAGATCCCCGTGTATAGCAACATCGTCCTGCGCCAAGTTGCCGGAGAGGGCGGTCGGCTGGTCATGCACGGGTACGACGCCGCTCACCCCTTGGGCGTTTCGCTGGATGGCGTTCGCTTCGTCGACAACGCGACGTGGGACGTGGTCAACACCCAGGCCATCGTCATGGCGGGTGGCGTGACCCCGCCGATTGGCGCCCCGGCGGCGGCGTGGTCGGCGGTCAACGGGCCGAACTGCAAGGCTCTTTGGACGCCGTTTCCGGGCGACACGGCGGTGCAGTCCCATTGA